The nucleotide window GGACGGGGAGCTCGTCGCGTGCCTGAGCGACGGATATGCGGGCTATCACGCGCTTTCCCACAGGCTCGGGGTCCAGGACAAGTTCCGGATCAAGATCCTGCGTATCCGGACCCCGGCCGCGCTCGTCTCTTTCGACCTGCTCGTGCTCGGCTCCCGGCCCCTGATCAACGACACCCTGACGGCGAGGCGCGCCGCGCTCGAAGAGCTGCTTGCTTCGCGCGTGGGCCCGCAGCTCCGCATCGCCGACCACTCCGACGACGCCGACCTGATGCACGCGCGCGCCCACGCGGAAGGGTGGGAGGGCGTGATCGCGAAGCAGGCTCACTCCAGGTATCTCCCGGGGAAGCGCAGCTCGGCGTGGGTGAAGTACAAACCGACGCTGCGCCAGGAGTTCGTGATTGCCGGCTTCACCGAGTCCGACCGTCGTGACCATCTGCGCGCGATCCTGGTCGGCTACTACTCCGACGGGAAGCTGGTGTATGCCGGCGACGTGGGTTCAGGCTTCGCCGCGAAATCCCTCGCGGCGGTGCGGGACGTGCTCGACCCGCTCGTACAGGCCGAGTGCCCCTTCTCCGTCGCGCCGAAGACCGACCGTCGGCCGGTCTGGGTGACGCCGCGCGTGCTCGCCGAAGTGCAATTCGACTGCTGGACGCCCGACGGGAAGATGCGCTTTCCGCGCTTCCTCGGATTGCGGTACGACAAACCCGCGCTCGCCGTCGTGCGGGAATCCGACTAGCGGGGCGCGTGGAACGACGCCCGCCGAAATCGCAGCGGCCGGCGGGCGCCATCTCGCTGGCCGCCTCCGTTCTTCTCCCGCAGCCAGTCGTTGAGAGACCGTAGCCAACCCTCAGAGAAAAAGGGGGGTGTCCTGCGAGACGCCGCGGCGGTCTCCACCCGGTTCCCGCGATGCAGTCATGATTCGCCGGGGTCGCTCCAGCCGTTCAGCTCGGCCGGGCAGGCGCGACGGGGGTTGGCAGCCGTGATGCCTCCACGGCGCGACGCCGCAGCGACCGCACTGGGTGAAGTGTGCCTCGTTCGGGGTACCGGAAGGAATCCACCTCTCCAGCCGTAGTAGCTTCTAGCGCACGCGCGGCCGTTTCACAGTTCTGCTCCTCCAAGTCGATCCCATACGCCGCAATACTCAGTTCTTTAGCCGCCACGAGGAAGTTCCCGCTCCCGAAGAACGTGTCCGCCATGCTGCTCGCGCCGAACATGCTGAGCAGGTGCCGGCCAAGCGCGATTGGCTTTTCGTGGATGTGACGGCGCCGCTTCGGGGGCACCGGTTTGTAACCGCGAATGATGCTCCCGCCCCGCTTGACGTTGAGCTTTCCGTCACCCGCAGAGGCGATGAACTCGTAGTCGGTCCCCGGGTGCTCCTTGTCTCCTAAACCCGGATGCCCTTTGTCCCAGATTAGGAGCCCGCGCTGGCGAAAGTATTGCCCGACGATGTCGGAAACGTCAGCGTACGCCTTCCAATGACAGAACCAGAGGACGTGCTCCGCCTGGATCAGCGGTAGTACCTGCCGATAGAGCCTCACCGACTGTCGAATCCCATCGTTACGCACAGGTCGGAGCTTCCGCCCGCGCACCCGGTTGCTGGTGAAGTGGTGCCCGTACGACGGGTCCGTGAGGAGGAGATCCACGTGAGGGATGGCATCCGCTGCGTCGCGCGCGTCCGCGTGGTACAAGGTCGTATGGCTGTCCTGGTAGTAGTAGCGCATCTCTCCTGATCAAGTAGGGCTCCCAGCCGGGCCATCGGGCCGTTGGTGCGTGTCAGCGGCCCCGCGGGCGGAGCACGGTGCGCCGGGTCTGTGGCCCGCGTTCTTCCATCAGCCAGGGCTGCGGGTGCTGTCCCGACTCCTCGTGCAGGCGGATTAAGAATTCAACCAGGTGTCGACGTGCCCACGCACGCTGAAACGCTCGAAAGTCGGAAGTGAGCAGGTGGAGCGCGACCACACCGGGTGCGGTATCAGGCTCGGGCCGGTCGGCGCACCATTCCCGGATACGCCGACGCGCCACCCGGCTGGGCGTCGACCCGTCCAAGAACTTCCGTAAACTGCCGCGGGAGACTCCGACCAACCCCGCGAGCAGGCGCTGCGGGATCGTTCGAAGCGCACAGCGGAGCGCCGCTCGACGGCGCTCGGCGACACGCGCTCGCTCAAGTACCCGGCGTTCTTCCCGAGCGCTCATTCCGCGGGTTCTCGCCGCGTGTCCATTGTGTCCATTCCGTCTACTCTGGGGCCCAAACCCACGCAGAGTTGAACCCGGGTGCGGGTTTCCACCGCAAGCACCGGGGCCCACGCCAGTTCAGCCTCATGGGTGGACAGTCGCGTTGAGTCCAACGCGAGCTGGACATGGGTGGGAGCGGCAATACCGGCGCGTGCCGCGTCGACCACCACCGCAGCCATACCAATCGCAGTTGGCCGATAGAAGTATGCAGGACGCCGTCGACCCTCCAGAACTGCGTGCCGCCGCTCCACCAGGCGGCGGGCGATCAGCCACGGGAGTTCCTCGTTGCAGAGCAGCAGGGCTCCATGACGCGTGATTTCCAGGGCGTTCATCCACCCGTGCGCTCCCCACCTGCGCGGCCCGACCCCCGCCTGTGCATACCGCCTCAGGACTT belongs to Longimicrobium sp. and includes:
- the ligD gene encoding non-homologous end-joining DNA ligase, producing MSFTPMFAEAATVLPQGPEWRYEPKYDGMRALGVASAHAAQLLSREGHDYSRQFPEVVEALAELRAAVGADLILDGELVACLSDGYAGYHALSHRLGVQDKFRIKILRIRTPAALVSFDLLVLGSRPLINDTLTARRAALEELLASRVGPQLRIADHSDDADLMHARAHAEGWEGVIAKQAHSRYLPGKRSSAWVKYKPTLRQEFVIAGFTESDRRDHLRAILVGYYSDGKLVYAGDVGSGFAAKSLAAVRDVLDPLVQAECPFSVAPKTDRRPVWVTPRVLAEVQFDCWTPDGKMRFPRFLGLRYDKPALAVVRESD